From a region of the Cervus canadensis isolate Bull #8, Minnesota chromosome 33, ASM1932006v1, whole genome shotgun sequence genome:
- the FBXO5 gene encoding F-box only protein 5 isoform X2, whose protein sequence is MRGRSPPRAAEPRPPRAPRPRPQPPRLSGRAELAREEGGWAWRLGPTSAASHWARVRGRPPAALPLDRACERRAPLGRADLGTKFKDFKSTSWRLLEDKSSEKLAARSPPVAAAPSPEADPSVAPGMSRRPCSCSLRPLSGSCRCSYGAPTAAGRPCPSDGCKEESSTLSVKMKCDFNYNHVHSGIKPVKPDDSRRQGSYTTACLEGSYKDCIKDYERLSDVGSPVVSPRIVELETESKPLHNKENQRIQQTRDSSNDIQELETSGCYEDSGYSSFSQQSGLSEHEDSSLALVESFNDSPQSCLLRTQSPDQYPNKNLLPALHFEKVVCSTLKKNCKRNPKIDWEKLKEFISSGNFRLQNIIGRKMGLECVDILSELFRRGLKHLLANILTQLSEMDLINVSKVSITWKKILEDDKVALQLYNKAIQRITVAKTLKKNESLKACIRCNSPAKYDCYLQRATCKRESCGFDYCTKCLCTYHTTEDCSNGKPLKASYKMGPLPGTKKSKKNLRRL, encoded by the exons ATGCGTGGTAGGAGCCCTCCACGTGCGGCCGAGCCGAGGCCTCCCCGCGCtccgaggccccgcccccagcctccgCGTCTTTCCGGACGAGCGGAGCTGGCgagggaggaaggaggctgggcCTGGAGGCTCGGCCCCACCTCGGCAGCCTCCCATTGGGCGCGAGTGAGGGGACGCCCTCCCGCCGCCCTCCCATTGGATCGCGCGTGCGAGCGGCGCGCCCCATTGGGCCGTGCGGATTTGGGCACCAaattcaaagattttaaaagtaccaGCTGGCGCCTTTTGGAAGATAAGAGCTCTGAGAAGCTGGCTGCCCGCTCTCCTCCCGTGGCCGCAGCTCCCTCACCTGAGGCCGACCCCTCTGTTGCCCCTGGCATGAGCCGGCGGCCCTGCAGCTGCTCCCTACGGCCGCTCTCCGGTTCCTGCCGCTGCAGCTACGGCGCCCCGACAGCCGCCGGGCGCCCTTGCCCCTCGGACG GTTGTAAAGAAGAAAGTTCCACTCTCTCTGTCAAAATGAAGTGTGATTTTAACTATAACCATGTTCATTCTGGAATTAAACCAGTGAAGCCGGATGACAGTAGAAGACAAGGTTCCTACACTACTGCATGTTTGGAAGGTTCTTATAAAGACTGCATTAAAGACTATGAAAGGTTATCGGATGTTGGGTCCCCAGTTGTGAGCCCCAGGATTGTAGAACTTGAAACTGAAAGCAAGCCATTGCATAACAAGGAAAATCAACGCATACAACAAACACGTGATAGTTCAAATGACATACAAGAACTGGAGACCAGCGGATGTTATGAAGACAGTGGCTACTCTTCATTTTCCCAACAAAGTGGCCTCAGTGAACATGAAGACAGTAGCCTTGCCCTGGTGGAAAGTTTCAATGACAGTCCACAATCCTGCCTTCTACGGACGCAAAGCCCAGACCAATATCCCAACAAAAACTTGCTGCCAGCTCTTCATTTTGAAAAAGTGGTTTGTTcaacgttaaaaaaaaattgtaaacgAAATCCTAAAATAGATTGGGAGAAGCTGAAAGAATTTATATCCAGTGGAAATTTTAGACTACAGAATATAATTGGTAGGAAAATGGGCCTCGAATGTGTAGATATTCTCAGTGAACTCTTTCGAAGAGGACTCAAACATCTCTTAGCAAATATTTTAACACAACTCAGTGAGATGGACTTAATCAA TGTGTCTAAAGTGAGCATAACTTGGAAGAAGATTCTGGAAGATGACAAGGTGGCATTGCAATTGTACAATAAAGCAATACAAAGAATTACT gtTGCcaaaactttgaaaaagaatgaaagcctTAAAGCCTGTATTCGCTGTAATTCACCTGCAAAATATGATTGCTATTTACAACGGGCAACCTGTAAACGAGAAAGCTGTGGATTTGATTATTGTACAAAGTGTTTGTGTACTTATCATACCACCGAAGACTGTTCAAATGGCAAGCCCCTAAAAGCCAGTTATAAAATGGGTCCTTTGCCTGGTActaagaaaagcaagaagaattTACGACGATTATGA
- the FBXO5 gene encoding F-box only protein 5 isoform X1, producing MRGRSPPRAAEPRPPRAPRPRPQPPRLSGRAELAREEGGWAWRLGPTSAASHWARVRGRPPAALPLDRACERRAPLGRADLGTKFKDFKSTSWRLLEDKSSEKLAARSPPVAAAPSPEADPSVAPGMSRRPCSCSLRPLSGSCRCSYGAPTAAGRPCPSDGCKEESSTLSVKMKCDFNYNHVHSGIKPVKPDDSRRQGSYTTACLEGSYKDCIKDYERLSDVGSPVVSPRIVELETESKPLHNKENQRIQQTRDSSNDIQELETSGCYEDSGYSSFSQQSGLSEHEDSSLALVESFNDSPQSCLLRTQSPDQYPNKNLLPALHFEKVVCSTLKKNCKRNPKIDWEKLKEFISSGNFRLQNIIGRKMGLECVDILSELFRRGLKHLLANILTQLSEMDLINVSKVSITWKKILEDDKVALQLYNKAIQRITEKNIKFSPHASTREYVLFRTPLASVQKSATQTLPKKDARTKLPDPGDQKGSTYSRHSEFSEVAKTLKKNESLKACIRCNSPAKYDCYLQRATCKRESCGFDYCTKCLCTYHTTEDCSNGKPLKASYKMGPLPGTKKSKKNLRRL from the exons ATGCGTGGTAGGAGCCCTCCACGTGCGGCCGAGCCGAGGCCTCCCCGCGCtccgaggccccgcccccagcctccgCGTCTTTCCGGACGAGCGGAGCTGGCgagggaggaaggaggctgggcCTGGAGGCTCGGCCCCACCTCGGCAGCCTCCCATTGGGCGCGAGTGAGGGGACGCCCTCCCGCCGCCCTCCCATTGGATCGCGCGTGCGAGCGGCGCGCCCCATTGGGCCGTGCGGATTTGGGCACCAaattcaaagattttaaaagtaccaGCTGGCGCCTTTTGGAAGATAAGAGCTCTGAGAAGCTGGCTGCCCGCTCTCCTCCCGTGGCCGCAGCTCCCTCACCTGAGGCCGACCCCTCTGTTGCCCCTGGCATGAGCCGGCGGCCCTGCAGCTGCTCCCTACGGCCGCTCTCCGGTTCCTGCCGCTGCAGCTACGGCGCCCCGACAGCCGCCGGGCGCCCTTGCCCCTCGGACG GTTGTAAAGAAGAAAGTTCCACTCTCTCTGTCAAAATGAAGTGTGATTTTAACTATAACCATGTTCATTCTGGAATTAAACCAGTGAAGCCGGATGACAGTAGAAGACAAGGTTCCTACACTACTGCATGTTTGGAAGGTTCTTATAAAGACTGCATTAAAGACTATGAAAGGTTATCGGATGTTGGGTCCCCAGTTGTGAGCCCCAGGATTGTAGAACTTGAAACTGAAAGCAAGCCATTGCATAACAAGGAAAATCAACGCATACAACAAACACGTGATAGTTCAAATGACATACAAGAACTGGAGACCAGCGGATGTTATGAAGACAGTGGCTACTCTTCATTTTCCCAACAAAGTGGCCTCAGTGAACATGAAGACAGTAGCCTTGCCCTGGTGGAAAGTTTCAATGACAGTCCACAATCCTGCCTTCTACGGACGCAAAGCCCAGACCAATATCCCAACAAAAACTTGCTGCCAGCTCTTCATTTTGAAAAAGTGGTTTGTTcaacgttaaaaaaaaattgtaaacgAAATCCTAAAATAGATTGGGAGAAGCTGAAAGAATTTATATCCAGTGGAAATTTTAGACTACAGAATATAATTGGTAGGAAAATGGGCCTCGAATGTGTAGATATTCTCAGTGAACTCTTTCGAAGAGGACTCAAACATCTCTTAGCAAATATTTTAACACAACTCAGTGAGATGGACTTAATCAA TGTGTCTAAAGTGAGCATAACTTGGAAGAAGATTCTGGAAGATGACAAGGTGGCATTGCAATTGTACAATAAAGCAATACAAAGAATTACT gaaaaaaacattAAGTTTTCACCACATGCTTCGACCAGAGAGTATGTTTTATTCAGAACTCCTTTAGCATCTGTGCAAAAATCAGCAACCCAGACTCTCCCCAAAAAAGATGCTCGAACTAAGTTACCTGATCCAGGTGATCAGAAAGGTTCTACTTACAGTCGACACAGTGAATTCTCTGAG gtTGCcaaaactttgaaaaagaatgaaagcctTAAAGCCTGTATTCGCTGTAATTCACCTGCAAAATATGATTGCTATTTACAACGGGCAACCTGTAAACGAGAAAGCTGTGGATTTGATTATTGTACAAAGTGTTTGTGTACTTATCATACCACCGAAGACTGTTCAAATGGCAAGCCCCTAAAAGCCAGTTATAAAATGGGTCCTTTGCCTGGTActaagaaaagcaagaagaattTACGACGATTATGA